Proteins encoded together in one Urocitellus parryii isolate mUroPar1 chromosome 3, mUroPar1.hap1, whole genome shotgun sequence window:
- the Nos3 gene encoding nitric oxide synthase 3, producing MGNLKSVGQEPGPPCGLGLGLGLGLCGKQGPASPVSEPSRAPASPPPPPPAPDHSPPLTRPPEGPKFPRVKNWEMGSITYDTLSAQAQQDGPCTPRRCLGSLVFPRKVQSRPSQSPPSTEQLLGQARDFINQYYSSIKRSGSQAHEQRLQEVEAEVAATGTYQLRESELVFGAKQAWRNAPRCVGRIQWGKLQVFDARDCRSAQEMFTYICNHIKYATNKGNIRSAITVFPQRSPGRGDFRIWNSQLVRYAGYRQQDGSVRGDPANVEITELCIQHGWTPGNSRFDVLPLLLQAPDEPPELFTLPPELVLEVPLEHPTLEWFAALGLRWYALPAVSNMLLEIGGLEFPAAPFSGWYMSSEIGMRNLCDPHRYNILEDVAVCMDLDTRTTSSLWKDKAAVEINVAVLHSYQLAKVTIVDHHAATASFMKHLENEQKARGGCPADWAWIVPPISGSLTPVFHQEMVNYFLSPAFRYQPDPWKGSAAKGTGITRKKTFKEVANAVKISASLMGTVMAKRVKATILYGSETGRAQSYAQQLGRLFRKAFDPRVLCMDEYDVVSLEHETLVLVVTSTFGNGDPPENGESFAAALMEMSGPYNSSPRPEQHKSYKIRFNSVSCSDPLVSSWRRKRKESSNTDSAGALGTLRFCVFGLGSRAYPHFCAFARAVDTRLEELGGERLLQLGQGDELCGQEEAFRGWAQAAFQASCETFCVGEDAKAAAQDIFSPKRSWKRQRYRLSAQAEGLQLLPGLIHVHRRKMFQATVLSVENLQSSRSTRATILVRLDTGGQEGLQYQPGDHIGVCPPNRPGLVEALLSRVEDPPPPSEPVAVEQLEKGSPGGPPPSWVRDPRLPPCTLRQALTYFLDITSPPSPRLLRLLSTLAEESSEQQELEALSQDPRRYEEWKWFRCPTLLEVLEQFPSVALPAPLLLTQLPLLQPRYYSVSSAPSTHPGEIHLTVAVLAYRTQDGLGPLHYGVCSTWLSQLKAGDLVPCFIRGAPSFRLPPDPSLPCILVGPGTGIAPFRGFWQERLHDIESKGLQPAPMTLVFGCRCSQLDHLYRDEVQDAQQRGVFGRVLTAFSREPDSPKTYVQDVLRTELAAEVHRVLCLERGHMFVCGDVTMATSVLQTVQRILATEGDMELDEAGDVIGVLRDQQRYHEDIFGLTLRTQEVTSRIRTQSFSLQERQLRGAVPWAFDPPGSDTLYP from the exons ATGGGCAACTTGAAGAGCGTGGGCCAGGAGCCTGGGCCACCCTGCggcctgggactggggctgggccTCGGGCTGTGCGGCAAACAGGGCCCAGCTTCTCCAGTATCAGAGCCCAGCCGAGCACcagcatccccacccccacccccaccggcACCAGACCACAG TCCCCCACTAACCAGGCCCCCGGAGGGACCCAAGTTCCCACGAGTGAAGAACTGGGAGATGGGCAGCATCACCTATGACACCCTCAGTGCCCAGGCCCAGCAG GATGGGCCCTGCACCCCAAGACGCTGCCTGGGCTCCCTTGTATTTCCAAGGAAAGTACAGAGTCGACCCTCCCAGAGCCCTCCATCCACTGAGCAGCTGCTGGGTCAGGCCAGGGACTTCATCAACCAGTACTACAGCTCCATCAAGAG GAGCGGCTCCCAGGCCCACGAGCAGCGGCTTCAGGAGGTGGAGGCTGAGGTGGCAGCCACGGGCACCTACCAGCTCCGGGAGAGTGAGCTGGTGTTCGGGGCCAAGCAAGCCTGGCGCAATGCTCCCCGCTGTGTGGGCCGGATCCAGTGGGGAAAGCTGCAG GTGTTTGATGCCCGAGATTGTAGGTCTGCCCAGGAAATGTTCACCTACATCTGCAATCACATCAAGTACGCCACCAACAAGGGCAACATCCG CTCGGCCATCACAGTGTTCCCCCAGCGCTCCCCAGGCCGCGGGGACTTCCGAATCTGGAACAGCCAGCTGGTGCGTTATGCTGGCTACAGGCAGCAGGATGGCTCTGTGCGGGGGGACCCTGCCAACGTGGAGATCACCGAG CTCTGCATCCAGCATGGCTGGACCCCAGGAAACAGTCGCTTCGATGTGCTACCCTTGCTGCTCCAGGCCCCTGATGAGCCCCCAGAACTCTTCACTCTGCCCCCCGAGCTGGTCCTCGAGGTGCCCCTAGAGCACCCCAC GCTGGAGTGGTTCGCAGCCCTGGGCCTGCGCTGGTACGCTCTTCCTGCCGTGTCCAACATGCTACTGGAGATAGGAGGACTGGAGTTTCCCGCAGCCCCTTTCAGCGGCTGGTACATGAGCTCTGAGATCGGCATGAGGAACCTCTGTGACCCTCACCGCTATAACATTCTGGAG GACGTGGCCGTCTGCATGGACCTGGATACCCGCACCACGTCATCCCTCTGGAAAGACAAGGCAGCAGTGGAAATTAACGTGGCTGTGCTGCACAGTTACCAG CTGGCCAAAGTGACCATTGTGGACCACCATGCTGCCACAGCCTCCTTCATGAAGCACCTGGAGAATGAGCAGAAGGCCAGGGGCGGGTGCCCTGCCGACTGGGCCTGGATCGTACCCCCCATCTCAGGCAGCCTCACTCCTGTCTTCCACCAAGAGATGGTCAACTATTTCTTATCCCCTGCCTTCCGCTACCAG CCAGACCCCTGGAAGGGGAGTGCAGCCAAGGGCACTGGCATCACCAGAAAGAAGACCTTCAAGGAGGTGGCCAA TGCGGTGAAGATCTCTGCCTCGCTCATGGGCACGGTGATGGCGAAGCGTGTGAAGGCGACCATCCTGTATGGCTCCGAGACCGGCCGGGCCCAGAGCTATgcacagcagctggggaggctctTCCGGAAGGCGTTTGACCCCCGG GTCCTGTGCATGGATGAATATGACGTGGTGTCCCTGGAGCACGAGACCCTGGTGTTGGTGGTGACCAGCACATTTGGGAATGGAGATCCCCCAGAGAATGGAGAG AGTTTTGCCGCAGCCCTGATGGAGATGTCCGGCCCCTACAACAGCTCCCCTCGGCCAGAGCAGCACAA GAGTTACAAAATCCGCTTCAACAGTGTCTCCTGCTCAGACCCCCTCGTGTCCTCCTGGCGGCGGAAGAGGAAGGAGTCTAGCAACACAGACAGCGCAGGGGCCCTGGGCACCCTCAG GTTCTGTGTGTTCGGGCTGGGCTCCAGGGCATACCCCCACTTCTGTGCCTTTGCTCGGGCGGTGGACACGAGGCTGGAGGAACTGGGTGGGGAACGGCTACTGCAGCTGGGCCAGGGCGACGAGCTGTGTGGCCAGGAGGAGGCCTTCCGCGGCTGGGCCCAGGCTGCTTTCCAG GCCTCCTGTGAGACCTTCTGTGTGGGGGAGGATGCCAAGGCAGCGGCCCAGGATATATTCAGCCCCAAGCGCAGCTGGAAGCGTCAGCGGTACCGGCTGAGTGCCCAGGCTGAGGGCCTGCAGCTGCTGCCAG GCCTGATCCATGTGCACAGGCGGAAAATGTTCCAGGCCACAGTCCTCTCAGTGGAAAACCTGCAAAGCAGCAGATCCAC CCGGGCCACCATCCTGGTGCGCCTTGACACTGGAGGCCAGGAGGGGCTGCAGTACCAGCCTGGGGACCATATAGGTGTGTGCCCACCCAACCGGCCTGGCCTCGTAGAGGCGCTATTGAGCCGCGTGGAGGACCCGCCACCACCCAGCGAGCCTGTGGCAGTGGAGCAGCTGGAGAAGGGCAGCCCTG GTGGCCCTCCCCCGAGCTGGGTGCGGGACCCCCGGCTGCCCCCATGCACGCTGCGCCAGGCTCTCACCTACTTCCTGGACATCACTTCTCCACCCAGCCCTCGCCTCCTTCGATTACTCAGCACTCTAGCCGAAGAGTCCAGCGAACAGCAGGAACTGGAGGCCCTCAGCCAG GACCCCCGGCGCTATGAGGAGTGGAAGTGGTTCCGCTGTCCCACACTGCTGGAGGTCTTGGAGCAGTTCCCATCAGTGGCACTGCCTGCGCCCCTGCTCCTCACCCAGCTGCCCCTGCTCCAGCCTCGGTACTACTCCGTCAgctcagcacccagcacccacccAGGAGAGATCCACCTCACCGTAGCTGTGTTGGCATACAGGACCCAGG ATGGGCTGGGCCCCTTACATTATGGAGTCTGCTCCACATGGCTGAGCCAACTCAAGGCTGGAGACCTTGTGCCCTGCTTCATCAGAGG GGCTCCCTCTTTCCGGCTACCACCTGATCCCAGTCTGCCCTGCATCCTGGTGGGCCCAGGCACTGGCATTGCCCCCTTCAGGGGATTCTGGCAGGAGCGGCTTCATGACATTGAGAGCAAAG GACTTCAGCCCGCCCCCATGACTCTGGTATTCGGCTGCCGATGCTCCCAACTCGACCATCTCTACCGCGACGAGGTGCAAGACGCCCAGCAGCGCGGGGTGTTTGGCCGCGTCCTCACCGCCTTCTCCCGGGAACCCGACAGCCCCAAG ACCTACGTGCAGGACGTCCTGAGGACTGAGCTGGCTGCTGAGGTGCACCGCGTGCTGTGCCTCGAGAGGGGCCACATGTTTGTCTGCGGCGACGTCACCATGGCAACCAGCGTCCTGCAAACTGTGCAGCGAATCCTAGCGACAGAGGGTGACATGGAGCTGGACGAGGCGGGTGACGTCATCGGCGTGCTGCGG GATCAGCAACGCTACCACGAGGACATTTTCGGGCTCACTCTTCGCACTCAAGAGGTGACAAGCCGCATACGAACCCAGAGCTTTTCCCTGCAGGAGCGACAGCTGCGGGGCGCAGTGCCCTGGGCGTTTGACCCACCAGGCTCAGACACCCTCTACCCTTGA